A genomic segment from Xyrauchen texanus isolate HMW12.3.18 chromosome 21, RBS_HiC_50CHRs, whole genome shotgun sequence encodes:
- the LOC127661360 gene encoding hepatocyte nuclear factor 6-like: protein MNAQLSMENIGDLHGVSHDSVHSAADLMTGDGSHHRSHRSSLSAHARSMGMASILDSGDYHHHHRPPEHPGLATHLHPAMSMACEAPPGMSMSSTYTTLTPLQPLPPISTVSDKFPHHHHHHHHHHHHPHQRLPGNVSGSFTLMRDDRGLAPMNNLYSPYHKDMASMGQSLSPLSGSGLSGIHNSQQGLPPYAHPGATMPSEKMLTPNGFEAHHPAMLARHGEQHMSASSASMVQINGIHHHPHGHLNAQGHGQVLGSTREQSHSSAPGSQLNNSSNSGQMEEVNTKEVAQRITTELKRYSIPQAIFAQRVLCRSQGTLSDLLRNPKPWSKLKSGRETFRRMWKWLQEPEFQRMSALRLAACKRKEQEHGKCERGSLSKKPRLVFTDVQRRTLHAIFKENKRPPKELQITISQQLGLELTTVSNFFMNARRRSLDKWLDDCSSNSANSSSSSTCTKA, encoded by the exons ATGAACGCCCAGCTGTCGATGGAGAACATTGGCGATCTGCACGGAGTGAGCCATGATTCGGTCCACAGCGCGGCGGATCTGATGACCGGAGACGGGTCTCATCACAGAAGCCATCGGAGCAGTCTGTCAGCCCATGCGCGCTCCATGGGCATGGCGTCGATCCTGGACAGCGGCGACTATCATCATCACCACCGGCCCCCGGAGCACCCCGGGCTCGCCACCCACCTGCACCCGGCCATGAGCATGGCATGCGAGGCTCCCCCCGGGATGAGCATGAGCAGCACCTACACCACCCTCACTCCGCTGCAGCCCTTGCCCCCCATTTCCACCGTGTCGGACAAATTCCCCCATCACCACCATCACcatcaccaccaccatcatcaccCGCACCAAAGGCTCCCGGGCAACGTCAGCGGGAGCTTCACCTTGATGAGGGACGACAGGGGTCTGGCCCCGATGAACAACCTCTACTCGCCCTACCACAAGGACATGGCCAGCATGGGGCAGAGCCTGTCGCCTCTTTCGGGGTCCGGACTGAGCGGCATCCACAACTCCCAGCAGGGGCTGCCGCCCTACGCGCACCCCGGGGCGACTATGCCCTCCGAGAAGATGCTCACCCCCAATGGATTCGAGGCGCACCACCCCGCCATGCTGGCCCGGCACGGGGAGCAGCACATGAGCGCGTCCTCGGCGAGCATGGTGCAGATCAACGGCATCCACCATCACCCTCACGGCCATCTGAACGCCCAGGGCCACGGGCAGGTGCTGGGCTCCACGCGGGAACAGAGCCACTCCTCTGCGCCGGGATCGCAGCTCAACAACAGCAGCAATTCGGGCCAGATGGAAGAGGTCAATACCAAAGAAGTGGCCCAAAGGATCACCACTGAACTAAAACGGTACAGCATACCCCAGGCCATCTTCGCGCAGAGGGTGCTGTGCCGCTCGCAGGGGACGCTTTCGGACCTGCTCCGGAACCCTAAGCCCTGGAGCAAGCTTAAGTCTGGCCGGGAGACCTTTCGCAGGATGTGGAAATGGTTGCAGGAGCCTGAGTTCCAGAGAATGTCCGCGCTCAGGCTCGCAG CGTGCAAGAGAAAGGAGCAGGAGCATGGTAAATGTGAGCGGGGGAGCCTCTCCAAGAAACCCCGGCTGGTCTTCACTGATGTCCAGCGTCGGACTTTACATGCAATATTCAAAGAAAACAAGCGTCCGCCCAAAGAGTTACAAATCACCATCTCTCAGCAGCTGGGCCTGGAGCTCACCACCGTCAGCAACTTCTTCATGAACGCGCGTCGACGGAGCCTCGATAAGTGGCTAGACGATTGCAGCTCCAACTCAGCCAACTCCTCCTCCTCTAGCACTTGTACCAAAGCATGA